In Nomascus leucogenys isolate Asia chromosome 6, Asia_NLE_v1, whole genome shotgun sequence, one DNA window encodes the following:
- the ZNF592 gene encoding zinc finger protein 592, protein MGDMKTPDFDDLLAAFDIPDPTSLDAKEAIQTPSEENESPLKPPGICMDESVSLSHSGSAPDVPAVSVIVKNTSRQESFEAEKDHITPSLLHNGFRGSDLPPDPHNCGKFDSTFMNGDSARSFPGKLEPPKSEPLPTFNQFSPISSPEPEDPIKDNGFGIKPKHSDSYFPPPLGCGAVGGPVLEALAKFPVPELHMFDHFCKKEPKPEPLPLGSQQEHEQGGQNTVEPHKDPDATRFFGEALEFNSHPSNSIGESKGLARELGTCSSVPPRQRLKPAHSKLSSCVAALVALQAKRVASVTKEDQPGHTKDLSGPTKESSKGSPKMPKSPKSPRSPLEATRKSIKPSDSPRSICSDSSSKGSPSVAASSPPAIPKVRIKTIKTSSGEIKRTVTRILPDPDDPSKSPVGSPLGSAIAEAPSEVPGDEVPVEEHFPEAGTNSGSPQGARKGDESMTKASDSSSPCCSSGPRVPKGAAPGSQTGKKQQSTALQASTLAPANLLPKAVHLANLNLVPHSVAASVTAKSSVQRRSQPQLTQMSVPLVHQVKKAAPLIVEVFNKVLHSSNPVPLYAPNLSPPADSRIHVPASGYCCLECGDAFALEKSLSQHYGRRSVHIEVLCTLCSKTLLFFNKCSLLRHARDHKSKGLVMQCSQLLVKPISADQMFVSAPVNSTAPAAPAPSSSPKHGLTSGSASPPPPALPLYPDPVRLIRYSIKCLECHKQMRDYMVLAAHFQRTTEETEGLTCQVCQMLLPNQCSFCAHQRIHAHKSPYCCPECGVLCRSAYFQTHVKENCLHYARKVGYRCIHCGVVHLTLALLKSHIQERHCQVFHKCAFCPMAFKTASSTADHSATQHPTQPHRPSQLIYKCSCEMVFNKKRHIQQHFYQNVSKTQVGVFKCPECPLLFVQKPELMQHVKSTHGVPRNVDELSSLQSSADTSSSRPGSRVPTEPPATSVAARSSSLPSGRWGRPEAHRRVEARPRLRNTGWTCQECQEWVPDRESYVSHMKKSHGRTLKRYPCRQCEQSFHTPNSLRKHIRNNHDTVKKVYTCGYCTEDSPSFPRPSLLESHISLMHGIRNPDLSQTSKVKPPGGHSPQVNHLKRPVSGVGDAPGTSNGATVSSTKRHKSLFQCAKCSFATDSGLEFQSHIPQHQVDSSTAQCLLCGLCYTSASSLSRHLFIVHKVRDQEEEEEEEAAAAEIAVEVVEPEEGSGEEVPMETRENGLEECAGEPLSADPEARRLLGPAPEDDGGHNDHSQPQASQDQDSHALSPQV, encoded by the exons ATGGGGGATATGAAAACCCCAGATTTTGATGACCTTCTGGCTGCCTTTGACATCCCAGACCCCACCAGCCTTGATGCCAAGGAGGCCATCCAGACACCCAGTGAGGAGAATGAGAGTCCCCTCAAACCTCCAGGCATATGTATGGATGAAAGTGTGTCCTTGTCTCACTCAGGATCAGCCCCCGATGTGCCGGCCGTGAGTGTCATTGTCAAGAACACCAGCCGCCAGGAGTCATTTGAAGCAGAGAAAGACCACATTACTCCCAGTCTCTTACACAATGGATTCCGGGGCTCAGATCTGCCTCCAGATCCCCACAACTGTGGGAAATTTGATTCTACTTTTATGAATGGAGACAGTGCCAGGAGTTTCCCTGGCAAACTGGAGCCTCCCAAGTCAGAGCCATTACCCACCTTCAACCAGTTCAGTCCAATCTCCAGCCCAGAACCTGAGGATCCCATCAAAGATAATGGATTTGGGATAAAGCCCAAACACTCTGACAGTTATTTCCCACCCCCTCTTGGGTGCGGGGCTGTGGGAGgcccagttctggaggctctggCTAAGTTTCCGGTTCCAGAGCTGCATATGTTTGATCATTTTTGTAAGAAAGAACCCAAGCCAGAACCCCTGCCCTTGGGGAGCCAGCAGGAACACGAGCAAGGTGGGCAGAACACAGTGGAACCTCACAAGGATCCGGATGCCACTCGATTCTTTGGGGAAGCTTTGGAGTTCAACAGCCATCCTAGCAACAGTATTGGAGAGTCCAAGGGGCTTGCCCGGGAGCTTGGTACCTGCTCATCAGTCCCCCCTAGGCAGCGTCTAAAGCCAGCTCATTCCAAGCTGTCCTCTTGTGTAGCAGCCTTGGTGGCCTTGCAGGCCAAAAGAGTGGCTAGTGTCACTAAGGAGGATCAGCCTGGCCACACAAAGGATCTCTCAGGGCCCACTAAAGAGAGTTCTAAAGGTAGCCCCAAAATGCCCAAGTCACCAAAGAGTCCCCGGAGCCCTCTGGAGGCCACTAGAAAAAGTATCAAGCCATCGGACAGCCCTCGTAGCATCTGCAGTGACAGCAGCAGCAAAGGCTCACCATCTGTGGCTGCCAGCTCCCCACCAGCAATTCCCAAAGTGAGAATCAAAACCATTAAGACATCATCAGGGGAAATCAAACGGACTGTCACAAGGATCCTGCCAGATCCTGATGATCCAAGTAAGTCCCCTGTTGGGTCACCTCTAGGGAGCGCCATTGCAGAGGCCCCAAGTGAGGTGCCAGGGGATGAGGTGCCTGTGGAAGAGCACTTTCCTGAGGCAGGCACAAATTCAGGGAGCCCCCAGGGGGCCAGGAAAGGGGACGAGAGCATGACAAAGGCCAGTGACTCTTCATCTCCCTGCTGCAGTTCTGGGCCCCGGGTCCCAAAGGGGGCTGCCCCGGGCTCACAGACAGGCAAGAAGCAACAGAGCACAGCACTGCAGGCATCCACCCTGGCCCCTGCCAACCTCCTGCCCAAAGCCGTGCACTTGGCCAACCTGAACCTCGTCCCCCACAGTGTTGCTGCATCAGTGACAGCCAAGTCTTCAGTGCAAAGACGGAGCCAGCCACAGCTTACACAAATGTCGGTGCCCCTGGTCCACCAGGTGAAAAAGGCTGCCCCACTGATTGTAGAGGTCTTCAACAAGGTCCTCCACAGCTCCAACCCTGTGCCCCTCTATGCGCCAAATCTCAGCCCGCCTGCGGACAGCAGGATCCACGTGCCGGCCAGTGGGTACTGCTGTCTGGAGTGTGGAGATGCATTTGCCTTAGAGAAGAGCCTGAGCCAGCACTATGGCCGGCGGAGCGTCCACATTGAGGTACTGTGCACACTGTGCTCCAAGACGCTGCTCTTCTTCAACAAGTGCAGCCTGCTCCGGCACGCCCGTGACCACAAGAGCAAGGGGCTCGTCATGCAGTGTTCCCAGCTGCTGGTGAAGCCTATCTCTGCAGACCAAATGTTTGTGTCGGCCCCTGTGAACTCCACGGCaccagcagccccagccccttCATCCTCTCCCAAACATGGCCTCACTTCGGGCAGTGCCAGtccccctcctccagccttgcCACTCTACCCAGACCCTGTGAGGCTCATCCGGTACTCAATCAAGTGTCTTGAATGTCACAAGCAGATGCGGGACTACATGGTCCTGGCTGCACATTTCCAGAGGACAACAGAGGAGACGGAGGGGCTG ACCTGCCAGGTATGCCAGATGCTGCTGCCCAACCAGTGCAGTTTCTGTGCCCACCAGCGGATTCATGCACACAAGTCCCCCTACTGCTGCCCGGAGTGTGGGGTCCTCTGCCGCTCTGCCTACTTCCAGACCCATGTAAAGGAGAATTGCCTGCACTATGCCCGCAAGGTGGGCTACAG GTGCATCCACTGTGGTGTCGTCCACCTGACCTTGGCCTTGCTGAAAAGCCACATCCAGGAGCGACACTGCCAGGTTTTCCACAAATGTGCATTCTGCCCCATGGCCTTCAAGACTGCCAGCAGCACTGCAGACCACAGTGCCACCCAgcaccccacccagccccacaGACCCTCCCA GCTCATTTATAAGTGCTCCTGTGAAATGGTCTTCAACAAGAAGAGGCACATTCAGCAGCATTTTTACCAGAATGTCAGCAAGACGCAGGTGGGCGTCTTCAAGTGCCCTGAGTGCCCACTCTTGTTCGTGCAGAAGCCAGAGTTGATGCAACATGTCAAG AGCACCCACGGTGTTCCCCGAAATGTGGACGAGCTGTCAAGCCTCCAGTCTTCAGCGGACACATCCTCAAGCCGCCCTGGCTCTCGAGTTCCCACTGAGCCCCCAGCCACTAGTGTGGCTGCTCGGAGCAGCTCCCTGCCTTCTGGCCGCTGGGGTAGGCCTGAAGCCCACCGCAGGGTGGAAGCCAGGCCGCGGCTGAGGAACACTGGCTGGACCTGCCAGGAGTGCCAGGAGTGGGTTCCAGATCGGGAGAGCTACGTGTCCCACATGAAAAAGAGCCACGGTCGG ACATTGAAGCGGTACCCGTGCCGGCAGTGTGAACAGTCCTTCCACACCCCCAACAGCCTGCGTAAACACATCCGCAACAACCACGACACAGTAAAGAAGGTCTACACCTGCGG GTACTGCACAGAGGACAGCCCCAGCTTTCCTCGGCCCTCCCTCCTGGAGAGCCACATCAGCCTTATGCATGGCATCAGAAACCCTGATTTGAGCCAGACGTCCAAAGTCAAACCTCCGGGTGGACATTCCCCTCAG GTGAACCATCTGAAAAGACCAGTCAGTGGAGTGGGGGACGCTCCAGGCACCAGCAATGGCGCAACTGTCTCTTCCACCAAAAGGCACAAGTCCCTTTTTCAGTGCGCGAAATGTAGTTTTGCCACAGACTCGGGGCTCGAGTTTCAGAGCCACATACCTCAGCACCAGGTGGACAGCTCCACAGCCCAATGTCTCCTCTGTGGTTTGTGCTACACCTCTGCCAGCTCCCTCAGCCGCCACCTCTTCATTGTCCACAAGGTGAGagaccaggaggaggaggaggaagaggaggcggcGGCAGCGGAGATAGCAGTGGAGGTGGTAGAGCCAGAGGAGGGCTCCGGGGAGGAGGTGCCCATGGAGACTAGAGAGAATGGACTGGAAGAATGTGCTGGTGAGCCTTTGTCGGCTGACCCAGAGGCGAGGAGATTGCTGGGCCCGGCCCCTGAGGACGATGGTGGCCACAATGATCACAGTCAACCACAGGCCTCTCAGGACCAGGACAGCCACGCACTATCCCCTCAGGTGTGA